CGCCGCGCACCTGGTCCAGCGCCACCTCGACCGCGCCGCTGTGGTCACCGGCCTCGATGAGGCGGCGGAACTTCGCCGAGCCGGTCACGTTGGTCCGCTCGCCGATCATGACGAAGCCGGTGTCGGGGCCGATCGCGAACGACTCCAGCCCGCTGAACCGGGTCGCCGCCTCGATCCGCGGCACCGGCCGCGGGGGCAGGCCCCGCACGGCCGCGGCGACCTGCGCGATGTGCTCGGGCGTGGTGCCGCAGCAGCCGCCCGCGATGTTGACCAGGCCGGACCGGGCGAACTCGCCCATCAGCTCCCCGGTCTCGGCCGGGGTCTGGTCGTAGCCGCCGAACGCGTTGGGCAGCCCCGCGTTGGGGTGGCTGGCGACGTACACACCCGCGAGCCGGGACAGCTCGGCCACGTGCGGGCGCAGCTCGGTCGCGCCCAGCGCGCAGTTCACGCCGACGATCAGCGGCTCGGCCCGCTCGATCGAACGCCAGAACGCCTCGACGGTCTGCCCGGACAGGGTGCGCCCGCTCAGGTCGACGATGGTCACCGAGATCCACAGCGGCAGGTCCGGGGCCACCTCGCGGGCCGCGGCGATGGCGGCCTTGGCGTTGAGCGTGTCGAAGATGGTCTCGATGAGCAGCAGGTCGACGCCGCCTTCGGCGAGCGCGGAGATCTGTTCCGCGTACGCCTCGCGCACCTGGTCGAAGGAGACGGCCCGGAACGCGGGGTCGTCCACCTTCGGCGACAGCGACAGGGTCACGTTGAGCGGGCCGACCGACCCGGCGACGAACCGCCCGCCGGCCTCGTCGGCGGCCTGCCGGGCCAGCTGCGCGGCGCGCACGTTCATCTCGCGTACGTGCGCCTCCAGGCCGTAGTCGGCCTGGCCGATGCTGGTGGCGGTGAACGTGTTGGTCGAGGTGATGTCGGCGCCCGCGGCGAAGTAGCGCCGGTGCACGTCGAGGACCAGGTCGGGCCGGGTCAGGTTGAGCACGTCCGGGTCGCCGGTGACGTCGTGCGAGTGGTCGCCGAAGCGGTCGCCGCGGTAGTCGTCCGGGGTGAGCCGGGCCTGCTGGAGCAGCGTGCCCCAGGCGCCGTCGAGCACCGCGATACGGCTGTCCAGCAGGTCACGCAGCGCGTGCTGCCGGGCGGCGGGGGAAACGGGCTGGTTCAACACGACACCTCCGACGGATCGGAGGCGCCCTTGCGGAAGTGGAACCGGCCGAGCGTGGCGGGCTGAAACAGCCCGTTGCAGCGCCTCTCGACCTGATCACGAAGTCTACCCGCGGCGATGATCCGGGGTGGGCGCGCACGCCGACGTCCCGCACCTCGGGACAGCCGGACACCGCGACGCGAACCTCACTGTCCGTAGCCATCGCCGCGATGCCCGAGCCGAAACGATTTCGGAACATTCCGAAAGTATTGCGGTCGCTGGTCACGGTATGCGGGCGAATTTGCCTGGATGCATGCCATTGACATCGATCAGGCCCTCTGCCTGAATGGACCGAAAGCGATTTAGATCGTCTTCGGTCGATCTACGGGTGGCAGTTCACCGCCTGCCGCGGACGCCACGCACGGTGACGATCTCACCGTGCCCGTCTCCCGTTCGCTCCCCCGGATCGCGCGCTGCCCGGTGCGCACGCCGAAAGGACAACGGCACATGTCCCCATCCCCACCCCACCGCCGCCGGCTGGTCGTCGCGGTGACGCTGCTGGCCCTGCTCAGCGGCACCCCGGCCGCGGCCGGGCCGAATACGGCGGCGGGCGCCGAATACACCCGCGCCCGGCCGACCGACAACGCCGCCACCGGCATGATCTGGTCCGGCCTGGCCGCCGACCGCGCCGGCCCCTGCGCCGGTCTCTACCGCGTGGCCGGTCTCAGCACCACCATGTGCACGCACGGCCCCGATCCGGCCCCGGCCGGGCTCGACATCAAGCGCTCGGTCGCCCCGCTGCCCCAGCGGGCGGCCACCGCGGCGGCACCGTCCGCGCTGGCCGTGTGCGAGGGCGACGGCACCTCCGGCCGCCGCGTCGAGGTGCTCTACGTGCACGGCACCACCAACCGCTACAGCCAGTACGTGGAGACGTTCCGGCAGCTCGCCGAGCAGGTCGACGTCATCTTCAACGAGAGCGCCAAGGCCACCGGCGGCGAGCGGCACGTCCGCTACGTCACCGAGAACGTCAACGGCGCCTGCCGCCCCGTGGTCCGCGACGTGCAGATCGCCGACTCGGCGCTGAACGCCGACGACTGGGCGCCGCTGCTCAACGCGGTCAAGGCGGCGGGCTACACCCGCACCGACCGCAAGTACCTGCAGTTCGTCGACGCCAGGGTGTACTGCGGCATCGGCGGTTTCGCGGGCGACACCCGCAAGTCCGACGCCAACCGCTCCAACACCGGCCCGGAGTACGCCCGCGCCGACAGCGGCTGCTGGACGGCCGGCGTCGCCGCACACGAGCTCGGCCACACCCTGGGCGCGGTCAACAACAACGCCCCCAACGCCTCCGGCGCCGCGCACTGCGTCGACGAGTACGACGTCATGTGCTACAAGGACAGCGACGGCGTGGTGCTGCGCTACAGCTGCCCCACCCAGGCGCTGGACAACCGCCTGGACTGCAACCACGACGACTACTACCACACCAGCCCGCCCGCGGGCAGCTACCTCGCGACGTACTACAACGTCGCGGACAACCTGTTCCTCATCAAGGGCGGCGGCACCACCCCGCCCCCGCCGAGCAGCAACCTGGCGCTGAGCGCGACCGCGAGCGCGAGCTACACGTCCCCCTGGGAGAGCGTGCTGGCGGTCAACGACGGCATCGACCCGCCGTCGTCCAACGACACCGTCAACCGCCGCTGGGGCACCTGGCCCAACACCGGCCAGCAGTGGGCGGAGCTGAGGTGGTCGTCGGCGCAGCAGGTGCGCGTGGCCGACGTGTACTTCTTCGACGACAACGGGGGCGTGCGGCTGCCCGCCTCCTGGTCGTTGCAGTACTGGAACGGCAGCGCGTACGTAGCGGTGCCCGGCGCGAGCGGCTACCCCATCGCCGCGAACGTCTACAACCGGACCACGTTCACCAGCGTCTCGACCACCCGGCTGCGGGTCGTGCTGAACAGCGGCGCGGGCTCGGTCGGCCTGCTGGAGGTCAAGGTCACCAGCTGAACCACGCGGGCCGGGCGCGTTCGGTCGCGCCCGGCCCGCCTCCCTCCCTGGAGCCTGATGAAAACCATCCGCCGGTACGCCGTCGCGGCAGCCGCCGCCGCGGCGCTGCTGCTCGTCCCGGCCCGCCCCGCGGCCGCGCACGACGGGGTGCTGCCCACCCTGCACCACGACGGCCGGGGCACGGTCTGGCTCACCCTGGCCTGGGCCGACGGCCACCCGATCAGCGAACCCGCGGTGGCCCTGCTGTCCGGCCAGAGCACCCAGGGCGGGTCGGTCGCCGCCACCGCGCTGCGCCCGCTCCCCCACGACCCGGCGACCCTGCCGCTGCCCGGCGCGCTCGCCCCCGGCGACTGGTCGCTGACCGTGGACGTGGCCGCCCCGGGTGTGGGCTACTGCGCCGTCTCGTTCCGGGTCGCCGCCGACGGCGTACCCCAGACGATCGCCTGTGCCGTGCCGGAGACCGCGGCCGCCCCGGCGGCCCCGCCCGGCGAGGGGCGGTCCAGCGCGATGCCACTCGTCGCGGGTGTCGTCGCCGTGCTCGCCGTCGCCGCGCTCACCTGGCCGCTGCTGCGGCGACGCCGGCCACCACGCCGCAGGGCGGTCAGGGCTTCGTGATCCAAAGGACGCAGCGCGGCCGCTCGCCGGTGCGGAGGAACTCGTGACCCGCCTGGCGTACGAGCTCCGCCGGGACCTCGAACGTCCAGTCCGTCGCTGCCAGGACCGCCTGCACGTGCGGCGGGAAGTCCTCCGGGATGTCGGCGACCGTGTCCGCCGGGTCCGTGCCGTCCGGCACCGGCCCGACGCCGATCTGCACGTCGACCTCGTCCTCCCACAGCAGTCCCGGATACGGGCCCAGCGCGACGACGAGCCGCCGCTCCCCGGCCCCCGCGAGCGTCGCCGCATGGTCGGGCGCGCCGTCCAGCAGCGCGTCCAGCGCCTCGGCCGAGTCGACGGGCACCCACCCGTCCGACCCGGATACGCCGGCGACGATCTCACCTGCCATCCGGCGAATCTCCCCCAGCGCTCAGGTCCAGAAGTGCCATACCTCGAGAGCGGTGCGGCTGGGATGGTGGCCGTGGCGCGGGGATCATCCCGATGGTCCATGCGGTACGGATGAACGGCGCTTACCCCGGGACGTGGCGGGGCCTACCTTGTCGGCATGAGGGCTTGGGGCCCCGCCCTGGCGCAGGCACGGACCGCGACCGTGCTGCTGGCCGTAGTGCTCGCGGCCGGCTGCGGCGCGCCGGACGCCGCCGCCCGGACCTGCGCGGCGCCGGTGCGGTGCGTGCCGCTCGGGCGCAACGCCACGGCCGTCGTGTTCAGCCCGGACGGCAGCCGGTTCGCGGTCGGCGGCATCGGGACGCTGCGCGTGTTCGACACCGCCTCCGGCACGCTGGTCGCGGACATGCCCGTACGCGAATTCGAGCCGGTCACCGAGCTGGTGTTCAGCCCGGACGGCACCCGGGTGGCCACTCCGGTCGAGGGCGGCGCACGGCTGTGGGACGCCGCGACCGGGCTGCCCGCGGGCACCCTGACCGGACACGTACGGGTGCCGCTCGACCTCGCGTACAGCCCGGACGGCGCCTGGCTGGCCGGAGCGGGCAGCACCGGGGTCGTGCGCATCTGGCAGGTGTCCACCGGACGGACGTTCCGGGTGCTGCCCACCGGCACCGGCCGGGTCGACGCCGTCACGTTCAGCCCGGACCGCCGCACGGTGGCCGCGGCGGGAGGCGACGGCGCGGTCCGCATCTGGCAGGTGGCGACCGGCGCGCTGGTCAGCACCCTGCAGGGGCACACCGGTGCGGTGCGCGAGCTCTCCTACGCTCCGCTGGGCGGCCTGCTGGCAAGCGGCGGCGAGGACGGCACGGTGCGCGTGTGGAACCTGGCCACGAAGGCCGGCAGCGTCCTGTCCGGACACGACGGTGCGGTGCACGAGGTCGTGTTCTGCCCCGACGGCCACACCGTCGCCAGCGGCGGGGTCGACGGCACCGTCCGCATCTGGCAGGTCAAGGACGCGGCGCAGCGGACGATGCCGGAGAGCGAGGCACGGGACGCCGACGGCCGGATGAGCGCCGTCATCGGCATCGCGATCTCCCCCGACGGCACCACCCTCGCCGTCGCCGACGGCGGCCGGCACCTGCGCCTCTGGCACATCGAATCCCTCACCTGACCCCTCGCGGCGAACGGCGCAGCGTGCAGTTTCGGGGAAACTGCAGCCCGGCTCACGGCGCAGCGTGCAGTTTCGGGGAAACTGCAGCCCGGGTCGCGGCGGAGCGGGCGGACACGGCACGCGGGACGGCTCCGCTCAGCCGTCCCGCGTGAGTCCCGTGGCGGGTGGTTAACCCGGGCGTGCCGCCTTTCCACGTGCGGCACGCCCGGCCCCCACCGACATCAACTGAGCCCGTTGCGCCCGATGACGTCGGTAAACCAGCGGGCACTGTCCTTCGGAGTGCGCCGCTGGGTGTCGTAGTCGACATGCACGATGCCGAACCGTTTGCCGTATCCGTACGCCCATTCGTAATTGTCCAGCAGCGACCATGCAAGATAGCCGCGGACGTCGGCGCCCTCGGACACGGCCGCGTGCACGGCCCGCAGGTGCGCGTCGAGGTAGCCGATGCGGTCGGCGTCGGCGACCCGGTCCCCGTCGAGCACGTCGTCGTAGGCCGCGCCGTTCTCGGTGATCATGAGCGGGGTGCCCGGGTAGTCCGTGGACAGCCGCATCAGCAGCTCATACAGCGCGGTCGCGTCCACCGGCCAGCCCATCGCGGTCACCGGCAGGTCCTGCGGCACGTACTCGCAGCCCTCGCTGCCCGGGTTGGCCGGGCCGCAGGTGACGCCCACCCCGGCGCGCACCCGCGACGGCTGGTAGAAGTTCACCCCGAGCAGGTCGATGGGCGAGGCGATGACCGCCTCGTCACCGGGCTCGACGCGGCGGTCGACGCCGAAGCGGGCCAGCAGCGCCCGCATGTCCTGCGGGTAGCCGCCCTTCAGCACGGCGTCCAGCCAGATCCGGTTGTGCAGGCCGTCGATGTGCCGGACCGCCGCGAGGTCGTGCGGGTCGGCCGGGTCGTCGGGGCGTACGCAGGCCAGGTTGAGCGTCAGCGACACCTCACGCGCCCCACCTGCCCGCAGCGCCCGCACGGACAGGCCGTGCCCGAGGAGGAGGTGGTGCACGGCCTCCAGCGCGGCGACCGGGTCCTGCCGGCCCGGGGCGTGATCGCCGCTGCCGTAACCCAGGAAGGCCGAGCACCACGGCTCGTTGAGGGTGGTCCAGGTGGCGACCCGGTCGCCGAGCCGGGCCACCGTGGCCGCCGCCAGATCGGCCAGGTAGTACGCCGTGTCGCGGTTGGTCCAGCCGCCCCGGTCCTCCAGGACCTGCGGCAGGTCCCAGTGGTAGAGGGTGGCCATCGGCTCGATGCCGTGGCTGAGCAACTCGTCCACGAGGCGGTCGTAGAAGTCCAGGCCACGGGCGTTCACCGGCCCGGAGCCGTCCGGCTTGATGCGCGGCCAGGCGACCGAGAAGCGGTAGGTGCCCAGGCCCAGCTCGGACATGAGGCGTACGTCGTCGCGGTAGCGGTGGTAGTGGTCGCAGGCCACGTCACCGGAGTGCCCCTGGAAGACCCGGCCGGGGGTGCGGGCGTAGGTGTCCCAGATCGACGGGGTGCGGCCGTCCTCGGCGGCGGCGCCCTCGATCTGGTACGACGCGGTCGCCGCGCCCCAGCGGAACCCCTCCGGGAAGCGCAGCACGGCGCGCTCGGCCAGCCGTGGATCGGGTGCTACAGCGGTCACGACTTCACCGCTCCCTGCATGATGCCTCCGATGATGTACTTGCCGAGCAGTGCGAACACGACCAGCAGCGGCAACGTGGCGATCGCGGTGCCGGTCAGCGACAGCGAGTAGTCCTGGATGTAGCCGCTGGCCAGGGTGGAGAGGGCGGTCTGCACGGTGGGGTCCTCCGGGG
The Catellatospora sp. IY07-71 DNA segment above includes these coding regions:
- a CDS encoding WD40 repeat domain-containing protein; this encodes MRAWGPALAQARTATVLLAVVLAAGCGAPDAAARTCAAPVRCVPLGRNATAVVFSPDGSRFAVGGIGTLRVFDTASGTLVADMPVREFEPVTELVFSPDGTRVATPVEGGARLWDAATGLPAGTLTGHVRVPLDLAYSPDGAWLAGAGSTGVVRIWQVSTGRTFRVLPTGTGRVDAVTFSPDRRTVAAAGGDGAVRIWQVATGALVSTLQGHTGAVRELSYAPLGGLLASGGEDGTVRVWNLATKAGSVLSGHDGAVHEVVFCPDGHTVASGGVDGTVRIWQVKDAAQRTMPESEARDADGRMSAVIGIAISPDGTTLAVADGGRHLRLWHIESLT
- a CDS encoding GH1 family beta-glucosidase, encoding MTAVAPDPRLAERAVLRFPEGFRWGAATASYQIEGAAAEDGRTPSIWDTYARTPGRVFQGHSGDVACDHYHRYRDDVRLMSELGLGTYRFSVAWPRIKPDGSGPVNARGLDFYDRLVDELLSHGIEPMATLYHWDLPQVLEDRGGWTNRDTAYYLADLAAATVARLGDRVATWTTLNEPWCSAFLGYGSGDHAPGRQDPVAALEAVHHLLLGHGLSVRALRAGGAREVSLTLNLACVRPDDPADPHDLAAVRHIDGLHNRIWLDAVLKGGYPQDMRALLARFGVDRRVEPGDEAVIASPIDLLGVNFYQPSRVRAGVGVTCGPANPGSEGCEYVPQDLPVTAMGWPVDATALYELLMRLSTDYPGTPLMITENGAAYDDVLDGDRVADADRIGYLDAHLRAVHAAVSEGADVRGYLAWSLLDNYEWAYGYGKRFGIVHVDYDTQRRTPKDSARWFTDVIGRNGLS
- a CDS encoding Imm1 family immunity protein, whose protein sequence is MAGEIVAGVSGSDGWVPVDSAEALDALLDGAPDHAATLAGAGERRLVVALGPYPGLLWEDEVDVQIGVGPVPDGTDPADTVADIPEDFPPHVQAVLAATDWTFEVPAELVRQAGHEFLRTGERPRCVLWITKP